A region of Streptomyces sp. R44 DNA encodes the following proteins:
- a CDS encoding biotin carboxylase N-terminal domain-containing protein: protein MRKVLIANRGEIAVRVARACRDAGIGSVAVYADPDRDALHVRAADEAFALGGDTPATSYLDMAKVLQAAEDSGADAVHPGYGFLSENAEFAQAVLDAGLTWIGPPPQAIRNLGDKVAARHIAQRAGAPLVAGTPDPVSGADEVVAFAEEHGLPIAIKAAFGGGGRGLKVARTLEEVPELYDSAVREAVAAFGRGECFVERYLDKPRHVETQCLADQHGNVVVVSTRDCSLQRRHQKLVEEAPAPFLTEAQNAELYAASKAILKEAGYVGAGTVEFLVGTDGTISFLEVNTRLQVEHPVTEEVAGIDLVREMFRIADGEELGYDDPAIRGHSFEFRINGEDPGRNFLPAPGTVTLFQPPTGPGVRLDAGVESGSVIGPAWDSLLAKLIVTGATREQALQRAARALAEFKVEGMATAIPFHQAVVVDPAFTADPFRVHTRWIETEFVNEIKPFAPAGAEAEEDEAGRETIVVEVGGKRLEVSLPSSLGMTLARTGLAAGAKPKRRAAKKSGPTASGDTLASPMQGTIVKVAVEEGQEVKEGDLIVVLEAMKMEQPLNAHRSGTVKGLSAEVGASVTSGAAICDIKD from the coding sequence GTGCGCAAGGTGCTCATCGCCAACCGTGGCGAAATCGCTGTCCGTGTGGCCCGGGCGTGCCGGGACGCGGGTATCGGCAGCGTGGCCGTGTACGCCGATCCGGACCGGGATGCTCTGCATGTCCGGGCGGCTGACGAGGCGTTCGCTCTGGGCGGTGACACTCCGGCCACCAGCTACCTGGACATGGCCAAGGTGCTCCAGGCCGCCGAGGATTCCGGTGCGGACGCGGTCCACCCGGGTTACGGCTTCCTTTCCGAGAACGCGGAGTTCGCCCAGGCGGTCCTGGACGCGGGTCTGACGTGGATCGGTCCGCCGCCGCAGGCGATCCGGAACCTGGGTGACAAGGTCGCCGCCCGGCACATCGCGCAGCGCGCCGGTGCGCCGCTGGTCGCCGGCACCCCGGACCCGGTCTCGGGTGCGGACGAGGTCGTGGCGTTCGCCGAGGAGCACGGCCTGCCGATCGCGATCAAGGCCGCCTTCGGTGGTGGCGGTCGTGGTCTGAAGGTCGCCCGGACCCTCGAAGAGGTCCCGGAGCTGTACGACTCCGCCGTCCGTGAGGCCGTCGCGGCCTTCGGCCGGGGCGAGTGCTTCGTCGAGCGCTACCTCGACAAGCCGCGCCACGTCGAGACCCAGTGCCTCGCCGACCAGCACGGCAACGTGGTCGTGGTCTCGACGCGTGACTGCTCGCTGCAGCGCCGCCACCAGAAGCTGGTCGAGGAGGCCCCGGCGCCGTTCCTGACCGAGGCGCAGAACGCGGAGCTGTACGCGGCGTCGAAGGCGATCCTGAAGGAGGCCGGCTACGTCGGCGCCGGCACGGTCGAGTTCCTGGTCGGCACGGACGGCACGATCTCCTTCCTGGAGGTCAACACGCGTCTGCAGGTCGAGCACCCGGTGACCGAGGAGGTCGCGGGCATCGACCTGGTCCGGGAGATGTTCCGGATCGCGGACGGCGAGGAGCTCGGCTACGACGACCCGGCCATAAGGGGTCACTCCTTCGAGTTCCGTATCAACGGCGAGGACCCGGGCCGCAACTTCCTGCCCGCGCCCGGCACGGTCACCCTCTTCCAGCCGCCGACCGGCCCTGGTGTCCGTCTGGACGCGGGCGTGGAGTCCGGCTCGGTGATCGGCCCGGCCTGGGACTCGCTCCTGGCCAAGCTGATCGTCACCGGCGCCACCCGCGAGCAGGCCCTGCAGCGCGCGGCCCGCGCGCTCGCGGAGTTCAAGGTCGAGGGCATGGCCACCGCCATTCCGTTCCACCAGGCGGTCGTGGTCGACCCGGCGTTCACCGCGGACCCGTTCCGGGTCCACACGCGGTGGATCGAGACGGAGTTCGTCAACGAGATCAAGCCGTTCGCCCCGGCCGGCGCGGAGGCGGAGGAGGACGAGGCGGGCCGCGAGACGATCGTCGTCGAGGTCGGCGGCAAGCGTCTTGAGGTCTCCCTGCCGTCCTCGCTGGGCATGACCCTGGCCCGTACCGGCCTGGCGGCCGGTGCGAAGCCGAAGCGGCGCGCGGCGAAGAAGTCCGGCCCGACCGCCTCGGGCGACACCCTCGCCTCGCCGATGCAGGGCACGATCGTGAAGGTCGCGGTCGAGGAGGGCCAGGAGGTCAAGGAGGGCGACCTGATCGTCGTCCTGGAGGCCATGAAGATGGAACAGCCCCTCAACGCCCACCGCTCCGGCACCGTCAAGGGCCTGAGCGCCGAGGTCGGCGCCTCCGTCACCTCCGGCGCCGCCATCTGCGACATCAAGGACTGA